Proteins from one Ascaphus truei isolate aAscTru1 chromosome 19, aAscTru1.hap1, whole genome shotgun sequence genomic window:
- the AKTIP gene encoding AKT-interacting protein, with protein sequence MNPFWSMSSGSVRKRPDSEECVAGDKKISPPRASSTKKQLPSIPKNAVPITKPISPAPTVQSSNGTHASYGPFYLEYSLLAEFTLVVKQKLPGVYVQPSYRSALMWFGVIFIRHGLYQDGVFKFTVYIPDNYPDGECPRLVFDIPVFHPLVDPVSGELDVKRAFAKWRRNHNHIWQVLMYARRIFYKIDTTSPLNPEAAVLYEKDIQLFKSKVTDSVKLCNSHLFDLPKVEDPYAIIFSPWNPVLHDEARDKMLAQKNKSEEQSKGLQVSGLSWVKPGSVLPFSKEENPLQT encoded by the exons ATGAATCCTTTCTGGAGCATGTCGTCAGGTTCTGTACGTAAG AGACCGGACAGCGAAGAGTGTGTAGCGGGAGATAAAAAAATCAGCCCCCCTCGCGCCTCTTCTACCAAAAAGCAGCTTCCTTCTATACCCAAGAATGCAGTGCCTATCACCAAGCCCATCTCGCCAGCTCCCACGGTGCAGTCTTCCAATGGAACCCATGCATCCTATGGTCCTTTTTACCTGGAGTACTCTCTTCTGGCCGAGTT CACGTTGGTGGTGAAGCAGAAGCTCCCAGGGGTGTATGTGCAGCCGTCCTACCGCTCTGCATTAa TGTGGTTTGGAGTCATATTTATAAGGCATGGGCTTTACCAGGACGGAGTGTTCAAATTCACTGTGTATATTCCTGATAATTATCCTGATGGAGAGTGTCCG CGCCTGGTGTTTGACATCCCTGTCTTCCACCCTCTTGTTGATCCAGTCTCTGGGGAGCTGGATGTGAAACGAGCATTTGCTAAGTGGAG gaGAAACCATAATCACATATGGCAGGTACTGATGTACGCGCGCAGAATATTCTACAAGATCGACACTACTAGTCCTTTAAATCCAgaagctgcagtgct atatgaaaaggacattcagctGTTCAAAAGCAAAGTCACAGACAGCGTTAAACTATGCAACAGCCACTTATTCGATCTGCCGAAAGTAGAGGATCCCTATGCAATTAT TTTTTCTCCCTGGAATCCAGTATTGCACGATGAAGCCAGAGACAAAATGTTGGCACAAAAG AATAAATCAGAAGAACAAAGCAAAGGTCTTCAGGTATCTGGTCTCTCTTGGGTGAAACCTGGCTCTGTGCTACCCTTCAGCAAAGAGGAGAATCCTTTGCAGACCTAG